A single genomic interval of Alistipes provencensis harbors:
- a CDS encoding OmpH family outer membrane protein yields MKKAIKLTLAVALVMGSTTLFAQKFGRINTQEIIMSMPETKTMQENMETYAKELQDNIETMNVEFNNKLQEYQKNLNTYNDAVREMKEKELQDLQNRSREFQERAQQDYQKKQNELLSPIIDKAKAAIDKISAANAYTVVFDTSTGSLAYFDEATLTDIAPLVKKELGITDAPAAAPAK; encoded by the coding sequence ATGAAAAAAGCAATTAAACTGACCCTCGCTGTTGCGCTGGTTATGGGTTCCACGACGCTCTTCGCCCAGAAGTTCGGACGTATCAACACCCAAGAGATCATCATGTCGATGCCTGAGACCAAGACCATGCAGGAGAACATGGAGACCTATGCCAAGGAGCTACAGGACAACATCGAGACGATGAACGTCGAATTCAACAACAAACTGCAGGAGTATCAGAAGAATCTCAACACCTACAACGACGCAGTCCGTGAAATGAAGGAGAAGGAGTTGCAGGACCTGCAGAACCGCAGCCGCGAGTTTCAGGAGCGCGCACAGCAGGACTATCAGAAAAAGCAGAACGAGCTGCTCTCGCCGATCATCGACAAGGCCAAGGCTGCCATCGACAAGATTTCGGCCGCCAATGCATACACGGTCGTATTCGACACCTCGACCGGTTCGCTGGCTTATTTCGACGAGGCTACGCTGACCGACATCGCTCCTCTGGTGAAGAAGGAGCTGGGCATCACCGATGCTCCCGCAGCCGCTCCCGCCAAATAA
- a CDS encoding AraC family transcriptional regulator, whose product MNRKTTEAPITSFTLSELIAMSGGEKRPGLLGECIAANSASQMEIFRFPGRLDAFVIGVCTEGETTFTSNLKEYRLKKDSLFIFEPKHILQVQSNNSFKVHVLVITPDFLRRINIDTKHMMPLFLQFGSRPCMELTHKECTSLRSFISMVEQELEGPETDFAIEIVGGLIAATIYKVGDILTHYIEEHPEVENPMHNRAEEYFKQFTELLGEHYIRERSVGFYARQLCITPKYLTTLIKRISGKSVSEWIDSYVILEAKTLLKYSNMSVQEIAYYLNFPNQSFFGSYFKRNTGMSPSQYKAKQ is encoded by the coding sequence ATGAACAGAAAAACCACAGAAGCTCCGATCACGAGCTTTACCCTCAGTGAGCTGATCGCCATGTCCGGCGGCGAGAAACGTCCCGGCCTGCTGGGTGAATGCATCGCCGCCAACAGTGCCTCCCAAATGGAGATATTCCGGTTCCCGGGACGTCTCGACGCTTTCGTCATCGGCGTATGCACCGAAGGCGAAACGACCTTTACCTCCAACTTGAAGGAATACCGGCTGAAAAAAGACTCGCTCTTCATCTTCGAGCCGAAGCACATATTGCAGGTACAGTCCAATAACAGCTTCAAGGTGCATGTCCTCGTCATCACGCCGGACTTCCTGCGGCGCATCAACATCGACACCAAGCACATGATGCCGCTCTTCCTGCAATTCGGTTCGCGCCCCTGCATGGAGCTCACACACAAGGAGTGCACCTCGCTGCGCAGCTTCATCTCGATGGTCGAACAGGAACTCGAAGGCCCCGAGACCGATTTCGCGATAGAGATCGTCGGCGGGCTGATCGCCGCGACGATCTACAAGGTCGGCGACATCCTGACCCATTACATCGAGGAGCATCCCGAGGTGGAGAATCCCATGCACAACCGGGCCGAGGAGTATTTCAAGCAGTTCACCGAGCTGCTCGGCGAACATTACATCCGCGAACGCAGCGTGGGGTTCTACGCCCGGCAACTGTGCATCACGCCCAAATACCTCACCACGCTCATCAAGCGCATCAGCGGCAAATCGGTGTCGGAATGGATCGACAGCTACGTCATCCTCGAAGCCAAGACGCTGCTCAAATACTCGAACATGAGCGTACAGGAGATCGCCTACTACCTCAATTTCCCCAACCAGTCGTTTTTCGGCAGCTATTTCAAACGCAACACCGGCATGTCGCCGTCGCAGTATAAAGCCAAGCAATAA